In Raphanus sativus cultivar WK10039 unplaced genomic scaffold, ASM80110v3 Scaffold0789, whole genome shotgun sequence, the DNA window TAAAGTATCTGTAACTTGATGTTCATTCATCTGAAAGCCACGCTCTTTTATCTGATACTGTGTTTATACTTTTGAGAAAACGAAACTCAACCCTTGAGAGATTGAATAAACAACGTAAAAGAGACAGAGAAGCTCTGTAAAGTAGGAACCTTGAACGTTAGAAGCTGAGGAGGAGCTAGCACCACCAGAAGAAGCTGCAGGTCTCCGACGCATTCTACGCCCACCACCACCAGTAGCACGTGCCACGTTTTCACGTGCCTGAACctgttttttaataatttcacgcaaaaaaaaaaacagaggaattaCGTAACAATCCatttcgcaaaaaaaaaaaggttaattaAAAATTGAGAAAGTTACCTGCGGCGGTTCTGCATCTTCCTCGCGTGATCTGGCATCTACCCGACGTTTCCACAAGAACAAAGGAATCACCGCAGCTATGAGGATCATCGACACTATCAAAGCGAATATCTGCTCCTCCATCTCTTTCCTGCGATCCCAAATGTTACCGAGAAAAAAGGAATTTGAAAGAAGTGAAATAGGAAAGGATCGTTCCACACTCTAACCTAATCtcgttttgttttcttctctgtTCGTAGTTTCACCTAAACCGTCTTGCTCCAGGATTGCAGagctccctccctccctccctcgaTAGAGAAGACAATCGATGGGGTTAGTTTCGTAATTACGACTCCTGGTACCCTCTACATGCGTAAGAGTCTTCGACACTGATGCACATGTTTCATTGGACTACTATCTTCGTTTATTTTTCTGTATAACAGTCGTTAGTTTCATGTTTTGCTATTAAGAAAATGATAATTTGAGATCTTCCCTATACGCGTCCGAATTCAGGTCTGCATTATCAATGAGCTTTGGCAGAGGAGAAACAAGAATGATACTGTAATGATTAAACATGAGATCTATCTCTTGGTAAGGAATATATTCAGAGAAGAGGCGAAGTTAATGAAGATTTCTTAAATTTTTCATATTAAAGAAGTGGCAAACCCAAAGTACATAAGATGGTAGTCTCTTAGTATCATATTgcgaatataaaaaaaaaacagtaacaaTTGATCAAAGATGAAAGTTGAAGAAATGTTTTGGAACAGGGAGGATAACAGTAATGATCCACTAGAGCAGAATGTAGCAAACGGCCTAGGGGAAATGTAACACAAGCAGCTCAGAAACCATGGATCTTGATGTTGTCCTTCTTCACAAGGCCAGCCTGTTCcaataaaaagtaaaagaaatgagACAGTgcaaaaatgttttatgttaGCTTTGTCCTTAAAAAAGAGATTTGATTATCACCTGGACTAGGAACGTGGATACGTTCTTCCTCTGGTCGCCTTGAAGCTGAATAACCTACAGCAACGCAATAACATATAAATGACTATCCTTTGAAAAAGCTAAGCTTTGTAATTAGTCTTTAACTGTTCGTTGCATTATTTATATtccaaatataaagaaatacaGTAGTGAAGTTTCAAAACACGCACCTGTCCGAGTTCAGAGTCTTGAACCACAGTTCCGTTGCAACAAAACTCCTTCTTGAGGTCCTTAAGTATCTTGCTGTAACTATACTCTTTCTTCAGCCCCTGGACTGTTGTCAAGCTTTTTCTACCATTCCGCTGCTGGACACGTATGTGGACGTACTCCTTTGTTCCCGCACCTGAGTCCTCAGCATCCACATCAGCAAACGGGTCTGcagaaatatcaaaaaaaataaactcatTAGCTCATATCAAATCCAACATGAGAAAACATTTAACAAAATCATATGAGCTAGATATGCAGAGATATTTCAATCAACTACGAATCAAATTTACAATTGGAGCTTACCGAAGGCAGTAGGGACCTGGGAATCAAGTTCAGACATGAAACTTTGTTGATCTGATGGGCAAACGACAGAGAAACTGAGACCTGAGCAATAAGACCAACATCACATAAGAattttacacacacacacacagagaaAGGTAAACATAATTCAATTGGAGACTATtgataaataatagtatataatcaAATGGGAAAACTAAAGATTATCATCTGATCATATCCCATGAACCTAGTTGAGAAGATCCAGTTAAATTTACCCAAACAATGTAAAGAGAGAACATCAATCCATCAAAAGATTACgttttcttaagaaaaaaacatcagCTGCATATTATAATAGATCATAAACCAAAGCTCGCACGAGAAACAAAACGAACAATTTCACCTCGAAATTATCGAAATTAAGGAAATAACAAGATTTAATCTGCAATCAGCTAAAGAAAACGCGGATGAAAGAAGGGCAATTCTACCTGATTCGAGGAGTAGCGTTTCGAGGATCTGATTTATCGGGAGAAGAGAAGAATGAAACCCTAGATTCGGATAAAGTATGCAACTTCTGTTTCGGTGGAGGGGAAAGAGAGGAAGACGTAgtctcaaataatattttcaatgtGGACTTGGGCTTCGTACTTAACCCCTTAGTGGGCTTTTAATTGGGCTTCACACGTATCCACTTGGTAGAGTTGATTTGTCCACTACACCAGTTCGAATGGCATCAGCTACTGAGATAGATTACACACCTCCAATCGAAATTATGGGATTTAATTAGTTGACTTGAGTTTATGTCATAAATTACATAGTTACGTGTTCTCGCACTTTCTTTTACAAGTGTTTTTAACCTCTTcttagaatttaaatttttgtttaccATGTCATTGATTTATGATCAGTGGCAGAGtgtcttttttcttcttaaatggCTTAACTTGAATTAGCTAGATGCTTAAAATGtcgttttttaaataaaaaaaaagtcgaAATGTCAGAATATGAACTACACATCATACATGCATAGTTGCACTGCATGTAGACGCGGAGACTTGTCACTCCTCCACATTTGAGTATCCAACACCTAATCGCTACAAAAACTTTATAGCTTCTACCTTGCTCACGAACTTACAAACACATTCATGCAATGTTACACGTGATCTCCATGCAGAACATCTTCACGCCTATAAATACCAACCAACACTCAACTTCCCTCTTCACTCGaaccaaaacaataaaaaaaacatacacacAAATATAGCAAATGGCGAACAAGCTCTTCCTCGTCTCGGCAACTCTcgccttcttcttccttctcacCAATGCCTCCATCTACCGAACAGTCGTGGAAGTAGATGAAGATGATGCCACAAACCCAGCCGGCCCATTTAGGTATCCAAGATGTAGAAAGGAGTTTCAGCAAGCACAACACCTAAGAGCTTGCCAACAATGGCTCCACAAGCAGGCAAGGCAGTCTGGTAGTGGTCCTAGCTGGACCCTCGACGGTGAGTTTGATTTTGAAGATGACATGGAGAACCCCCAGAGACCACCACTACTCCAGCAGTGCTGCAACGAGCTCCACCAGGAAGAGCCTCTTTGTGTTTGCCCAACCTTGAAAGGAGCATCCAAAGCCGTTAAACAACAGGTTCGACAACAGGGACAGATGCAGGGACAGCAGATGCAGCATGTAATTAGCCGTATCTACCAGACCGCTACTCACTTACCTAGAGTATGCAACATCCCCCAAGTCAGCGTT includes these proteins:
- the LOC130503079 gene encoding napin-like, coding for MANKLFLVSATLAFFFLLTNASIYRTVVEVDEDDATNPAGPFRYPRCRKEFQQAQHLRACQQWLHKQARQSGSGPSWTLDGEFDFEDDMENPQRPPLLQQCCNELHQEEPLCVCPTLKGASKAVKQQVRQQGQMQGQQMQHVISRIYQTATHLPRVCNIPQVSVCPFQKTTPGPYY
- the LOC108843663 gene encoding protein translation factor SUI1 homolog 1, with protein sequence MSELDSQVPTAFDPFADVDAEDSGAGTKEYVHIRVQQRNGRKSLTTVQGLKKEYSYSKILKDLKKEFCCNGTVVQDSELGQVIQLQGDQRKNVSTFLVQAGLVKKDNIKIHGF